The Armatimonadota bacterium genome has a segment encoding these proteins:
- a CDS encoding sugar ABC transporter substrate-binding protein: MERETLSKFGVLLLILSSLGCAVYFSRPLPPSGKTVIRFLTYETGQGQMDMVNAIKRDFEKANPDIEVQVEFNSMARDKIYVETASGTEPDAFYAVTDDIPRLAIKGAIEPLNELIARDKASNLNIYFPEVVNALRYAPPYLKIPRAKQELYAYPIHFSTDILFYNKDLFEKAGVPFPTDKWTWAQMIEAARKLTVKDDRGRITQFGMFLPDTATTIEGNGGHVFNSDYTRCLIASPQALEAVETLRALRFKDHIAPTPAQVQETSSMQMFKLGQIAMLPGRTYMTVDFNKITDFKYDATLMPGMKFNVERLAVGGVCISRHSDAQHKAAAYRWAKFYCSPEGGQAILGCEKNCVTAVKALALSPKYFLKPPPANSRVLVDSLYDSRITIPPIVGASEYINGIATPSTDDMLRTEHMDIAAALRNYQAATNKLLAKEPKGPTR; encoded by the coding sequence ATGGAACGTGAAACCCTAAGTAAGTTCGGGGTCCTTCTCCTCATCTTGTCATCCCTGGGATGTGCGGTCTATTTCAGCCGCCCGCTGCCGCCGTCCGGTAAGACGGTCATCCGGTTCCTCACCTATGAGACCGGCCAGGGGCAGATGGACATGGTGAACGCCATCAAGCGTGACTTCGAGAAGGCCAATCCCGATATTGAAGTTCAGGTCGAATTCAACAGCATGGCCCGCGACAAAATCTACGTCGAGACCGCCTCTGGAACCGAACCTGACGCATTCTACGCCGTCACCGATGACATCCCGCGCCTCGCCATCAAGGGCGCCATCGAACCGCTCAATGAACTCATCGCCCGCGATAAGGCGTCGAACCTCAACATCTATTTCCCGGAGGTTGTGAACGCGCTGCGCTACGCGCCGCCGTACCTGAAAATACCGCGCGCGAAGCAGGAGCTCTACGCCTACCCGATCCATTTTTCCACGGACATATTGTTCTATAACAAGGACCTTTTTGAGAAGGCCGGCGTGCCGTTTCCCACGGACAAGTGGACATGGGCCCAGATGATCGAGGCCGCCCGCAAACTCACGGTGAAGGACGATAGGGGACGCATCACCCAGTTCGGAATGTTCCTGCCGGACACCGCCACCACCATCGAGGGCAATGGCGGCCACGTGTTCAACAGCGATTACACCAGGTGCCTCATCGCCTCGCCGCAAGCCCTGGAGGCGGTTGAAACGCTCCGGGCGCTCCGGTTCAAGGACCACATCGCGCCAACGCCTGCCCAGGTGCAGGAAACGTCGTCAATGCAGATGTTCAAGCTCGGACAGATCGCGATGCTGCCGGGACGCACGTACATGACGGTGGACTTCAACAAGATCACCGATTTCAAGTACGATGCCACTCTCATGCCGGGCATGAAGTTCAACGTCGAGCGCCTCGCGGTCGGTGGTGTGTGTATCTCACGGCATTCCGACGCGCAGCACAAGGCGGCCGCGTACCGCTGGGCCAAATTCTACTGCAGCCCGGAGGGCGGCCAGGCGATCCTGGGTTGCGAGAAGAACTGCGTAACGGCTGTGAAGGCCCTCGCCCTCAGCCCGAAGTACTTCCTGAAGCCGCCGCCGGCCAACTCGAGGGTGCTTGTGGACAGCCTGTACGACTCTCGCATCACCATCCCGCCCATCGTCGGCGCTTCGGAGTACATCAACGGCATCGCGACACCGTCCACCGACGACATGCTCCGCACCGAGCATATGGATATCGCGGCCGCCCTGCGAAATTATCAGGCCGCCACAAATAAACTGCTGGCCAAAGAACCAAAAGGCCCAACCCGGTAG
- a CDS encoding carbohydrate ABC transporter permease — translation MPETRKTDDISTSSGASGAPAPPTPVAPSPPSRRQKKPWIPFVVLYVVLVLGAAMFLVPFVWMVVTSLKTTDRVMIYPPEWLPKQTYFYYQSPTGRIAIDPPLVDNDKGKATIRMPGAETTTKVPSSTISKEVRVAPKWSNYPDTWKEVPFALFTKNTLTLALLVVLGVTISSSIVAFGFARIPFPGREALFMLMLSTMMLPGIVTLIPGYMLFRELGWLDSLKPLWVPAFFGGGAFNVFLLRQFFRTIPVELDEAAKMDGASWGQIYWRILMPLTGPATTTVALFSFIGAWKDFMGPLIFINSLEKQTLELGLQTFQTLYGTHWEMMMAGAVIVVLPLIVIFFLGQKVFIQGIVMTGLKG, via the coding sequence ATGCCCGAGACACGAAAAACTGATGACATTTCGACGAGCAGCGGTGCGTCGGGCGCCCCCGCGCCCCCAACCCCCGTCGCCCCCTCTCCACCGTCCCGCCGCCAGAAGAAGCCCTGGATCCCGTTCGTCGTGCTCTATGTCGTGCTCGTCCTGGGCGCGGCCATGTTCCTCGTGCCCTTCGTTTGGATGGTCGTCACGTCGCTCAAGACAACCGACCGCGTGATGATCTACCCGCCGGAATGGCTGCCGAAGCAGACGTATTTCTACTATCAGAGCCCCACGGGCCGCATCGCGATCGACCCGCCGCTTGTGGACAACGACAAGGGAAAGGCGACCATCCGTATGCCCGGCGCAGAGACGACGACAAAGGTCCCGTCCTCGACGATCTCCAAGGAGGTGCGGGTCGCGCCCAAGTGGTCGAACTACCCGGACACGTGGAAGGAAGTGCCCTTCGCGCTGTTCACGAAGAACACGCTGACGCTGGCCCTCCTTGTGGTCCTTGGGGTTACGATTTCGTCCAGCATCGTGGCCTTCGGCTTCGCGCGCATCCCGTTCCCGGGGCGGGAAGCGCTGTTCATGCTGATGCTCAGCACGATGATGCTGCCCGGAATCGTGACGTTGATCCCGGGTTATATGCTGTTCCGCGAACTCGGCTGGCTCGACAGCCTGAAACCGCTGTGGGTCCCGGCGTTTTTCGGCGGCGGCGCGTTCAATGTCTTCCTCCTGCGCCAGTTCTTCCGCACGATTCCCGTGGAACTGGACGAGGCGGCCAAGATGGACGGCGCGTCGTGGGGGCAGATATACTGGCGCATCCTGATGCCGCTCACCGGCCCGGCCACAACCACGGTCGCCCTCTTCTCGTTCATCGGCGCGTGGAAGGACTTCATGGGCCCGCTGATCTTCATCAATAGCCTGGAAAAGCAGACGCTGGAACTGGGACTGCAGACGTTCCAGACCCTTTACGGGACCCACTGGGAGATGATGATGGCGGGCGCAGTGATCGTCGTGCTGCCGCTGATCGTGATCTTCTTCCTCGGCCAGAAGGTCTTCATCCAGGGCATCGTGATGACGGGCCTGAAAGGCTAG
- a CDS encoding ABC transporter permease subunit translates to MNTWVIARSTFGEAIRKKIGMYILFTSLIFIVLSQLFASLSMSGSVAQQTASSGSLEVQIITSMAFGIMVIGGLILAIFLSFDLIPSDCEKKTIYTILSKPVWRWQYVLGKFVGTVMALAVNIAFMGLALMVVVFAKTMQIQWPILAGVFFTFLQFVLLAGISIMLSLLVTRNINVAMCFGFYILGTVNEFWQDIAKAAPSPVIHWIANFLHVAIPSFYSFNFVNIIVHPELWKETPTLAHDAAASVLYGILWTSGVLVIAVAVFSRKEV, encoded by the coding sequence ATGAACACTTGGGTAATAGCGCGCAGCACCTTCGGTGAGGCCATCCGTAAGAAGATCGGGATGTATATCCTGTTCACCAGTCTGATCTTCATCGTCCTGTCGCAGCTCTTCGCATCGCTGAGCATGTCCGGCAGCGTGGCGCAGCAGACGGCGTCGTCCGGCAGCCTCGAAGTGCAGATCATCACCAGCATGGCCTTCGGCATCATGGTCATCGGCGGCCTCATCCTCGCGATCTTCCTCTCCTTCGACCTCATCCCGTCCGATTGCGAAAAGAAGACAATCTACACCATCCTCAGCAAGCCCGTCTGGCGGTGGCAGTACGTCCTCGGGAAGTTCGTGGGCACAGTGATGGCCCTCGCGGTGAACATCGCGTTCATGGGTCTCGCCCTGATGGTCGTGGTTTTCGCGAAAACGATGCAGATCCAGTGGCCCATCCTCGCCGGCGTCTTCTTCACGTTTCTGCAGTTCGTTCTCCTCGCCGGCATCAGCATCATGCTCAGCCTGCTCGTCACCAGGAACATCAACGTGGCGATGTGCTTCGGGTTCTACATCCTGGGCACCGTCAATGAGTTCTGGCAGGACATCGCGAAAGCGGCGCCCAGCCCGGTCATCCACTGGATCGCGAATTTCCTGCACGTGGCCATTCCCAGCTTTTACTCGTTCAACTTCGTGAACATCATCGTGCACCCCGAACTCTGGAAGGAAACTCCCACTCTGGCCCACGACGCGGCAGCGTCCGTGCTGTATGGGATACTGTGGACGTCCGGCGTTCTGGTGATCGCCGTCGCCGTCTTCAGCCGGAAGGAAGTATGA
- the hflX gene encoding GTPase HflX, whose translation MSSPNKQHKVDERDTVILAALDTGATDIESDFEELRALTRTAGANPVAEFVQRRAEPNVATYFGKGRAEELFALVQHHEADIVVVNDELTSTQLRNLGEVVQTRLVDRTQLILDIFGQRAHTHEGKLQVELARLTYLLPRISSQYTQFERQQGGVGIRGGAGETKTESDRRTIRGRITDLEAELQEVRRQRSEQRRGRQRLPFPTASLVGYTSAGKSTLMNVLSGSEVLVDPMLFATLDPTTRRVVLPNGWAILLTDTVGFLQRLPHGLVAAFRATLEEVNEADILIHVVDVSHPNYEMQMKSTMDVLNELGADGKPVVTAFNKCDRVTDQYELRRLVSNTPNSVYLSATRRDGLQQLLTTVSHVVESLLTPIEAYLPYGRGDLLTQCYERGKVEGVEYAEDFIHVRARVTTDLAGRLSEFTDAAHP comes from the coding sequence ATGTCTTCACCCAACAAGCAGCACAAGGTCGATGAGCGCGATACCGTCATCCTCGCCGCGCTGGATACCGGCGCCACCGATATCGAATCGGATTTTGAGGAACTCCGCGCGCTCACGAGAACCGCGGGCGCCAACCCCGTGGCCGAGTTCGTCCAGCGCCGCGCCGAACCCAACGTCGCCACCTATTTCGGAAAGGGCCGCGCCGAGGAGCTTTTCGCGCTCGTCCAGCACCATGAGGCCGATATCGTGGTCGTCAATGACGAGCTCACCTCCACGCAACTCCGCAACCTCGGAGAGGTCGTGCAGACGCGCCTCGTCGACCGCACGCAGTTGATCCTCGATATCTTCGGCCAGCGCGCGCACACGCACGAAGGCAAGCTCCAGGTCGAACTCGCCCGCCTCACCTACCTGCTCCCCCGAATCAGCAGCCAGTACACGCAGTTCGAGCGTCAGCAGGGCGGCGTCGGAATCCGCGGCGGCGCCGGCGAAACGAAAACAGAATCCGACCGCCGCACCATCCGGGGCCGCATCACCGACCTTGAGGCCGAACTGCAGGAGGTGCGCCGCCAGCGAAGCGAGCAGCGCCGCGGCCGTCAGCGCCTGCCGTTCCCGACGGCGTCACTGGTCGGCTACACCAGCGCCGGAAAATCCACGCTGATGAACGTCCTGTCCGGCTCCGAAGTGCTCGTGGACCCGATGCTCTTCGCCACGCTGGACCCCACCACCCGGCGCGTGGTCCTGCCGAACGGCTGGGCCATCCTGCTCACGGACACGGTCGGCTTTCTCCAGCGCCTCCCGCACGGCCTCGTCGCCGCCTTCCGCGCCACCCTGGAAGAGGTCAACGAAGCGGACATCCTCATCCACGTGGTGGACGTCAGCCATCCCAACTATGAGATGCAGATGAAATCCACGATGGACGTCCTGAACGAACTCGGCGCGGACGGAAAGCCCGTGGTGACGGCGTTCAACAAATGCGACCGCGTCACCGACCAGTACGAGCTCCGCCGCCTCGTCTCCAACACACCCAACAGCGTCTATCTGTCGGCAACCCGCCGCGACGGCCTGCAGCAGCTTCTCACGACCGTCAGCCACGTTGTAGAATCGCTTCTCACGCCGATCGAGGCGTACCTCCCGTACGGCCGCGGCGATTTGCTCACCCAGTGCTACGAGCGCGGCAAGGTGGAGGGCGTGGAATACGCGGAGGACTTCATCCACGTCCGCGCCCGCGTGACCACCGACCTGGCCGGCCGCCTGTCCGAATTCACAGACGCCGCGCACCCCTGA
- a CDS encoding ABC transporter ATP-binding protein, which yields MAAAIEIQNLTKKYRNVVGGGTFTAVNDLTLAVETGQIFGFLGPNGAGKTTTIKMLLGLIFASSGKATLLGKPIGDISVKYDIAYLPESPYFYDFMTGPELLDFYGRLFGLTAKVRKERIERLIDEVGLGHATGRTLRQYSKGMLQRIGLAQSLINDPKLLFFDEPTSGLDPVAHIDIRNLILRLKEEGKTIFLSSHQLSDVEMVCDRVAIIHKGTLRTTGHVADLLSGSQVRIVTLGLTPEAAKQVVAIADKVDDEDGQMTIWSDDDNKVNQLVDVIRGAGARIVSLTPERRSLEDLFIETVRETVAVKPSEPTVAHQD from the coding sequence ATGGCGGCAGCCATCGAGATCCAGAACCTCACCAAAAAATACCGCAACGTAGTCGGAGGCGGTACCTTTACAGCCGTGAATGACCTTACGCTCGCCGTGGAGACCGGCCAGATCTTCGGGTTCCTCGGCCCGAACGGAGCCGGCAAAACGACCACCATCAAGATGCTCCTCGGCCTCATCTTCGCGTCCTCCGGCAAGGCAACGCTCCTCGGCAAGCCGATCGGCGACATCAGCGTCAAATACGATATCGCTTACCTTCCGGAGTCGCCCTATTTCTATGACTTCATGACCGGCCCGGAGCTCCTGGATTTCTACGGCCGCCTCTTCGGCCTCACCGCCAAAGTCCGCAAGGAACGCATCGAGCGCCTCATCGATGAGGTCGGCCTCGGCCACGCAACCGGCCGAACCCTGAGGCAGTATTCAAAGGGCATGCTCCAGCGAATCGGACTCGCTCAGTCGCTCATCAACGACCCCAAACTCCTCTTCTTCGATGAGCCCACCTCCGGCCTGGATCCGGTCGCCCATATCGATATCCGAAACCTCATCCTCCGCCTCAAGGAAGAGGGCAAAACGATCTTCCTCAGCAGCCATCAGCTCAGCGACGTCGAGATGGTGTGCGACCGCGTCGCCATCATCCATAAGGGCACGCTGCGAACCACCGGCCACGTGGCCGACCTTCTCTCCGGCAGCCAGGTTCGCATCGTCACCCTGGGCCTCACGCCCGAGGCCGCCAAGCAGGTCGTTGCCATCGCAGACAAGGTCGATGATGAGGACGGACAGATGACCATCTGGTCCGACGATGACAACAAGGTAAACCAGTTGGTTGACGTCATCCGCGGAGCCGGCGCCCGCATCGTCAGCCTCACGCCGGAACGCCGCAGCCTGGAAGACCTGTTTATCGAAACCGTCCGCGAGACCGTCGCCGTCAAGCCCAGCGAGCCCACGGTGGCCCACCAGGACTAG
- a CDS encoding RNA polymerase sigma factor — MESVSDEMLIQRCGEGDDAAFRALYERHNRMIYNLVFRMLGSHADAEEVAPDVFVKVWLKAADFRGQSRVSTWMYRIAANMAMDRLRSGRVGKEVFWEDLSPTEREMPDRRDAAETPEESAMRREDNRALAAAMAKLSSDDRLLVTLYHLQGCSYLEIEEITGISPVNIKSRLFRARRRLRDTMVNLEKGDAPDELHRNPSTTDGLRMAAAVCS; from the coding sequence GTGGAATCGGTAAGCGATGAGATGCTCATTCAACGGTGCGGGGAAGGCGATGATGCCGCATTCCGCGCGTTGTACGAGCGTCACAATCGCATGATTTACAACCTGGTCTTCCGGATGCTCGGCAGTCACGCCGATGCCGAGGAAGTGGCGCCGGATGTCTTCGTCAAGGTCTGGCTCAAGGCCGCGGATTTCCGCGGGCAGAGCCGGGTCTCCACGTGGATGTACCGCATTGCCGCCAACATGGCGATGGACCGCTTGCGCTCCGGCCGTGTGGGCAAGGAGGTCTTCTGGGAGGATCTTTCGCCCACCGAAAGGGAAATGCCGGACCGGCGGGATGCCGCGGAGACTCCCGAGGAATCGGCGATGCGCCGGGAGGACAACCGGGCGCTGGCCGCCGCGATGGCGAAATTGAGCTCGGACGACAGGCTGCTCGTCACTTTGTACCACCTGCAAGGGTGTTCGTACCTGGAAATAGAAGAGATTACCGGCATTTCGCCGGTTAACATCAAGAGCCGTCTGTTCCGCGCCCGGAGACGATTGCGGGACACGATGGTGAACTTGGAGAAAGGAGACGCGCCCGATGAATTGCACCGAAATCCGTCCACAACTGATGGACTACGCATGGCAGCGGCTGTCTGCAGCTGA
- a CDS encoding periplasmic heavy metal sensor, giving the protein MKLILAELALALLIAGPASAQAPPPPGGPPQGRVNRLSTLGLNADQMKRVQDVLKDFGPKMRDLEKSLFDRRRTLEGLYDRFDLDLGQARQLNKQINGIQKDILDQHLKLQVELRKILTADQYSKMRQGMHRRPMERRDAPWERPPR; this is encoded by the coding sequence ATGAAACTCATTTTGGCTGAACTCGCACTGGCCCTGCTGATTGCCGGACCCGCATCGGCGCAGGCGCCCCCGCCGCCGGGCGGCCCGCCCCAGGGCCGCGTCAACAGGCTGAGCACACTGGGCCTGAACGCCGACCAGATGAAGAGGGTGCAGGACGTCCTTAAGGATTTCGGCCCGAAAATGCGCGATCTGGAGAAATCGCTCTTCGACCGCCGGCGAACCCTTGAAGGGCTCTATGACCGGTTCGACCTCGACCTCGGCCAGGCCAGACAACTGAACAAGCAGATCAACGGCATCCAGAAAGACATTCTGGACCAGCACCTCAAACTGCAGGTGGAACTCCGGAAGATTCTAACCGCCGATCAATATAGCAAGATGCGCCAGGGCATGCACCGCCGCCCCATGGAACGCCGCGACGCCCCCTGGGAGCGCCCACCGCGATAA
- a CDS encoding carbohydrate ABC transporter permease: MATVTAPSVGGWRERKRKRERNTRITAFIALTLGAIMFAAPFLFMLSISFKNPAQADKMAVFELPKPFYPANYGLALAQMNFMLELRNTCVIVFANVVGILCASAMVAYGFARLPFPGKNVWFAIMLSTMMLPPFATLLPLYAKFKDIGWVNTFLPLTVPAYCGSAYMIFLLRQFFMSLPGELEDAARIDGCHRFDIFWRIFLPLSKPALITVGIFTFMGSWNNLFGPLVYLRTPNMYTLSVGLAQFNGLYSTEYGRLMAASIVIVSPLLLLFFVAQKYFVKGIVLSGLGGR, translated from the coding sequence ATGGCAACGGTAACAGCACCATCGGTTGGCGGTTGGCGGGAGCGGAAGCGAAAGCGGGAGCGCAACACGCGCATCACGGCGTTCATCGCCCTGACGCTCGGCGCGATCATGTTCGCCGCCCCGTTCCTCTTCATGTTGAGCATCAGCTTCAAGAACCCGGCGCAGGCGGACAAAATGGCGGTGTTCGAGCTCCCGAAGCCGTTCTACCCCGCCAACTACGGCCTCGCCCTGGCGCAGATGAACTTCATGCTGGAACTGCGGAACACGTGCGTCATCGTCTTCGCGAACGTCGTCGGCATACTCTGCGCATCGGCCATGGTCGCCTACGGCTTCGCGCGCCTACCGTTCCCCGGCAAGAACGTGTGGTTCGCGATCATGCTCAGCACGATGATGCTGCCTCCCTTCGCCACGCTCCTCCCGCTGTATGCGAAGTTCAAGGATATCGGCTGGGTCAATACGTTCCTCCCGCTCACCGTGCCCGCCTACTGCGGCAGCGCCTACATGATCTTCCTCCTGCGCCAGTTCTTCATGTCGCTGCCAGGCGAACTGGAAGACGCGGCCCGCATCGACGGATGCCACCGTTTCGATATCTTCTGGCGTATTTTCCTCCCGCTCTCGAAGCCCGCGCTCATCACGGTGGGCATCTTCACGTTCATGGGCAGCTGGAACAACCTGTTCGGCCCGCTGGTCTACCTCCGCACGCCGAATATGTACACGCTCAGCGTGGGCCTGGCCCAGTTCAACGGCCTTTACAGCACCGAGTACGGGCGCCTGATGGCCGCCAGCATCGTCATCGTTTCGCCCCTTCTGCTCCTCTTCTTCGTGGCGCAGAAATACTTCGTGAAGGGCATCGTCCTCAGCGGCCTCGGAGGGAGATAA
- a CDS encoding sugar ABC transporter permease, protein MNARFWKRWGGFFFILPWVVGFFLFTIGPLIASAHYSLLDWDMLAAPRNVGLQNYRDLFVNPDFTWSLWRTALYALMAVPVTMLGSLLVAMLLNQKVPGITIFRTVYYLPAVTSGVAMMILWKLLFRPDTGPVDWALTKTGVYGALMAHWIPGFTLHGGFHFQWFPLLDAQPGWLSSPDWALQTMVLLSVWGLGSGMIIYLAGLQGIPDHLYEAAELDGSGAWGKFINVTIPMLTPTIFFNLIMNTIGAFQAFDQAYILSSGLGGPSRSLLMYVLLAYNTAFKFLKIGPAAAMAWVLFFIILALTAINFYVGKKWVHYD, encoded by the coding sequence ATGAACGCCAGGTTCTGGAAACGCTGGGGCGGATTCTTCTTCATCCTCCCCTGGGTCGTCGGGTTCTTCCTGTTCACCATCGGCCCGCTCATCGCGTCGGCCCACTACAGCCTCCTCGACTGGGATATGTTGGCCGCCCCCAGGAACGTCGGACTGCAGAACTACCGCGATCTCTTCGTAAATCCGGATTTCACCTGGAGCCTCTGGCGCACCGCCCTGTACGCCCTGATGGCCGTTCCGGTCACCATGCTGGGCAGCCTGCTGGTGGCGATGCTGCTCAACCAGAAGGTCCCCGGCATCACCATCTTCCGCACGGTGTACTACCTGCCGGCGGTTACCAGTGGCGTGGCGATGATGATCCTATGGAAGCTCCTGTTCCGCCCGGACACGGGGCCGGTGGACTGGGCGCTCACGAAGACCGGCGTGTACGGTGCCCTGATGGCGCACTGGATACCCGGTTTCACCCTGCACGGCGGTTTTCACTTCCAGTGGTTCCCGTTGCTGGATGCGCAGCCCGGCTGGCTCTCCAGCCCGGACTGGGCGCTGCAGACGATGGTCCTCCTCAGTGTCTGGGGCCTCGGCAGTGGGATGATCATCTACCTCGCCGGCCTCCAGGGAATCCCGGACCACTTGTACGAGGCCGCCGAACTGGATGGCAGCGGCGCGTGGGGCAAATTCATCAACGTCACCATCCCGATGCTCACCCCCACCATCTTCTTCAATCTGATCATGAACACCATCGGCGCGTTCCAGGCGTTTGACCAGGCGTACATTCTAAGCTCCGGCCTCGGAGGTCCCTCCCGCTCGTTATTGATGTACGTCCTCCTGGCATACAACACAGCGTTCAAGTTCCTGAAGATCGGTCCGGCCGCGGCGATGGCATGGGTGCTGTTCTTCATAATTCTCGCGCTCACGGCAATCAATTTCTATGTAGGCAAGAAATGGGTCCATTACGATTAG